The Phyllopteryx taeniolatus isolate TA_2022b chromosome 4, UOR_Ptae_1.2, whole genome shotgun sequence genome includes the window ATGTGCGCCAGTCCAACAATTACACCTGCGTTGCCATGTCAACGCTCGGCGTTATTGAGGCGGTGGCGCAGATTATTGTCAAAGGTGAGGGGGAAACAAAAGGGAGCTTCTGCATGAGCAGAGCGCTGCAGCGAGTAAGAGCGGAGGCAAGGGTTTCTTTGACCTTGTATCTCAAAAGTCTTTCATTCAATTCCATTCCAATTTTCACTTTCTTTTATGCATAACTGGGCACTCTGAAAGTCAACTTCCATCGAAAGCACAAGGAGAAAGGTCTAAGTCTGAAGTAAAGTTAGTTGTCCGGGAGGAATAATGtgatatattttacaaatacagtGAATGAAATGGATGAAAATCTTCTCCACTTGTTTTCGTTAGCACTTTATAGGGCACGGGACCATATTTGGTTACTTTGACTTAAGTCGAAACGGACATCATACGCATCACTAAACCCTTGTGATTTCTCCAAGCCAATGAGCAGAGAAAGGTCGTAATCTTGAATAATGAACATTAAAATTAATATATTGAacgaaaagtgtttttttttgggtatacCATTATAAATATAATGACACTTTTGGAATGATAAAAATGCACTAAGGTCAGCAATCATGACTGCACTTTATAGTGTTTTGCATGAGTCCTTTATGTGATATTCCACCACTTGAAATTACAGTACGTATACATTTGAGAGGCTTTACTAATTTAAGTCATCTCTAACCTGAAGTCCAAATTTCATGTGCTATTACATATTTCAGGTTCTTTTGATCATTCATATTGCTTGTATTGGCATTGGTGAATTATCTTTGAATGATCAGTTTTTAAGATGCACTAAATCTTAACGCCGCAATGCCTTCAGCTCTCCCAAAGGCTCCTGGCACACCCGTGGTGACTGAGAGGACTGCAACAAGCATCACTCTCACCTGGGACTCTGGCAACCCCGAACCTGTTTCCTATTATATCATACAAGTAAGTGACAGCCGCACAAACACACCGACTTGTGCAAGTTGCTACTGCATCACTTGGCTCGAGCCAAGTTGAATATGTACAAAATGAAACAGAGTAATAGTAGttcaaactgtaaaaaaaaataataataatactaaactAAAAGcttccattttccccattgctGGCATTTATTCGTGTAATGTTGCGTGACCAAACATTCTATCCACAGCTCATCCCTCATGTTGTGTCGTAAATCATCCAGTGTGCTGGTTTAATGCCCGCATGTTATTGTGTCTTATATCTTGTTGCACTCTCTCTCGCTCCAGCACCGTTCCAAAGGCTCAGAGGACCCCTATAAAGAGATTGATGGCATCGCCACCACTCGCTACAGTGTGGGTGGCCTCAGCCCTTACTCCCATTATGACTTCCGCGTGGCAGCTGTTAACACCATCGGCCAGGGTCCGTCCAGCGAAGTGGTGGAGGCTCGCACTGCGGAGCAGGCGCCCTCCTCGCCTCCCCGACAAGTAAGGGCCACGCCTTGAAAGTACACAGTGACTTGTCGGGCAGCCGAAATTGAATGTGTTCACCAAAGTTATTCAGTCTTGGCCTGGACGTAAGAATGTGGCATTCAAAAATTGGGATTCAGCTACCTGAATACACTGAATTTCCACGaaaggatgaataaagtatctatccagctatctatctatccatccatctatctatttaGCTATCAATCTAGCTATCACTTGCTAGCTAGCTCTCAACCAGAGGGTACATTGAATTCTTTGCAGTAATCTGTCCaattttgtatgtttgtaacAGTCCATCAGAGCTAGAGGATAGTTGTCATTTCCGTTTAATATAAGAGGACATTAGTGTTTAAATTGATGTTTTGACACACTATCATGAGAAATTGGAGGATTCCGGGTGGCATACTacatacagacagacatacatacatacatacatacatactaatGTGTAGTTAGTCAATCTGGGGCTGGTCTTGACCTCTTTACTTTTTCTTAATCTTTCATTTTACTGAgatgttttgcacaattctGTACTTATAATTTGGTAAATCTTTCCAAAAAATGGAAGTCATATTAGCGTCAAAGGGTCTTAAATACAGAGGTGCCTTGCCTTACGAGTTCAATCcattctgtgaccacacttgtGCGTcaagtcacttgtatctcaagtcaactttccccgttgaaatatattgttttgttaCGTGTACaccaaggtaccactgtatttaaattgaatgtccagtttaaaagacacatttgcatatactgtacctttCCTTTAATTAGTACTAGAAGGACACGCCAAACTTGAACTATTGCTGTTTGGCTCACAGGTCAGAGGTCGCATGTTGAGCACAACAACGGCGATCATCCACTGGGATGAGCCAGAGGAACCAAACGGGCAAGTTGTGGGCTACAGGGTGTATTATACCTCAGACAACACGCTGCCAGTCAACCAGGTATTTGTTCATTGCGTGTGACCGAAGAGTTGCCGAGTGTGTGTCAGCGCGTGTGTTGACGTATTGCCTTGCGATGCAGTGGGAAAAGCAGATGGTGCGGAGCGCCAACTTCATCACCATTCAGGGTTTGACTCCGAACAAGACGTATTACATCCGAGTGTTGGCTTTCACCTCTGTTGGAGATGGTCCTCTTTCCCAGGACCTGCAGATTATTGCCAAGACTGGCGGTAAGACACCATACATTTGAATCTCACCTTGTGGCAGATAAAAGCAATTAAGATAATAATGACCGTGTTCTTGCACTCTGTAGTCCCATCCCAGCCTTCAGAGTTCAAAGGAGAGGCCAAATCTGAGACGAGTATCCTGTTGTCCTGGGTAGCGCCACCCCAGGGCGGCCCCGACAACCAGATCACAGGATATGAACTGGTTTATCGACGAGCAGACGATACAGAGGAGGTGAGGGTTTGCTCATTTGATTGTTGGTTGGACGTCAAAAGGAAATGGACtaccattcacaccaatgggcaattcgGGTCTCAACATTTTGGAGTGCCTGTTCGTGGAATTTGCGTTACGGTTATTGATATTTACAGTCTTGAGCGACGGATGAGAAGTTACGTTCATGTCCTTGTATCTTCACGTCCCCTTTAGAAGAAAGTGAGCTTTGAGCCGACAACCTCCTACCTGTTGAAGAACCTCAAGCCTTTCTCAGCCTATACTTTCCAACTGGCTGCCCGTAGCAAACATGGCATCGGTGCATATACCAACGAGGTTTCCGTTGACACGCCCCAGACGCGTAAGTACAGCTGCATATTGTACAGTGTGACTGGGGTGTGCGAAAAGAGGCAGGCTTTATTTGGACAATGCAAAAGTAGTGACGATATAACTTGGATGTAGAGTGCACACAAGCACCAAGGTCAAGCAGTAGCTCAGCGTAGATACCTACCTTCCACATGTACCGTCATTTGGTCATTAAAAGTCATTAACAAGTGCAAACAAGTCATGGATTTGATCCAAAATTGAATTTCCTTTCCCACATTCCATGCACCTGAAAGCTAATATTTGGAGCATaatttgcacacaaacaaaccaaccaaaagtttaaaaatacaactttaaagggggaggagggggcaaAAATGtctattacatttttgtaattattagcgttttttagtttgcattgttacAAATAGGCCAACCTTAATTCTGACTTACATTGACCTCAGTTTTGATATTTCAACAAATGTCAAACATGAATTCCAAAACCTGGCGTTCTTTCCTGATTGGCGCAGTATGGTAAAAGTTCTTCCTATTGTTGGCTATCAATGTGAGGTCTGTAAGAGATTCAGTATAAGCGTGGGTTTACAAGTCAGACGTTTGTAGCTGGAGATGTGATCTCCATCGTGGATCGAGCGCTCAGACTTGAGTAGGACAAGTAAGTTCCAGGCAGGTATGTTTATGTGTTCAAAGCTCTAGTCAGTCTATTTTGTGTCGCGTCTCTTTGAAGTCATTCACTCTCTTTTCATCAATCAAACAGAAGTCGACACCCATCATCCAGTATCGTTGTTCCGTCATCTTGCTTTCTAGTCAGAGGGCCATTTTTCTTGATAGCTTCTGTTCtccagtgttttgttttcattttatgtttctTTGTCTTCTGTTCTCTGTCTTGTCATTCCATCCCCATTCCTCCACCTCACCCCAATAACAACTCACACACACCACCAACTCACATTTACCCAAAACAATTCCAACTCTGCCTCCTCAAACTGGCCAATCAGTTCCTTCAGCACCTCCTCAGGACATAACATGCACCAGCCCCACTTCTACCAGCATCCTGGTAAGTTGGGCACCACCGCCTATGGAGTTTCAGAACGGCGTCATTACGGGATACACCATCCAGTACTCCGCTACGGGGGTCAACAAAACCTCCAAAAGGATTGACGGCATTCCTACGGAAGGTTCTCCGTATCTCTTGCAAAACCTGGAGAAATGGACCGAGTACGGAATAACAGTGCGGGCGCAGACGGAAGCCGGCGACGGACCTGAGAGTTTACAGCTGATTATCCGCACCGAGGAAGATGGTATGTTTTCAAACAATCTTAGGACGCTCCGCCCAGCTATCAAAGGCTACCTCTACCCCACTAACACGACTAATGAGCTCCGAGCACCTGTGACTAACTAATTAGAGAATGCATTTGAAAACAGTTTTGAGAACCTTCCCTTTATCCCTTCACAAAGTGGAAAAACTCCCTTTTCTCTTCCCTCACCACCGCTTTCTCTCCATCCGCAGGAACCCTTTTTCCCATGCTGCTGTTTTTATCCGCTTTTTGCCCTTTTCTTCTCTAACCCCAATGTTGGGATTTCCCTTTCTTGGAATAACAAATACCTCTCAATAACTTTGGCTGAACCTTGGCCTTTCCTCACTTCTAACTGCCCTCCCAAATCCCTAAAACCTTAACAgctgtttttaatgtgttttagcCCCGTTTTATCAATGTGTTTGCCTAATTTTGTCACATTGGCAGCGATATTTTGGCTATTCCTACTTAATGGCTGATACTCCCAGCGTTCCACCAATAACACTGACTCCAGTGTTACGGGGGGGCGTGTAGTTCTTGGCAACAcaagagaggttttttttttttttttcttgataacaGTATTTTCTCTTTGACTGTCTGCCACTGTTTATCTGCCCGTGGCGACAAATCCTTTTCTATCTGCCATTCTTATCTTTCTCTACATTTGCTTCTTATCCGTCACTGCTTTTTCCTCCATGTTTTTCCTCGAGCacccacgtttttttttttgtttttttttactatttcgACCCTTTTTCCCAGACATCACTAAAGATTTAGACTTTTTGGATGGCTGCATTTTTACATCAGTTTTTCAGTGTATTTTTCTGGTCCCAAtctatttttaattaaagagaATACCTCCGCGCTGATGTTTAAGTGCCCATCGTCAGTGACCCTTGACCTCTATCCCAAAATGCATTTATAGTTCCAAGTGGTCCTCCTCGAGGGGTGGACGCAGAGACAGTGAACGCCTCAGCCATTAGGGTGAAATGGCGAGCGCCAGCCCCTGAGCTGCAGCACGGTCAGATCCGAGGCTACCAAGTCCACTACGTGAGGATGAACTACGGCGAGCCTCAGGGTCAGCCCTTCATCAAGGACATCCTCATGGAGGACTCACAGGTGACGCTCCCAAATGGAATTCCATGGAATTTAATTTACAATGAATATCATCttgtattaataattaataagtCTTTTCTGTGCTCCTTCTTTTCCATCAATAATCAGTGGGAATATGACCAGTCAGCTCAATATGTGAGTCAATATTTCTTTAAGCTTGTTGCATAATGAGAATAATAAAGCATGAGACATCAATCAGTCATATTCACGGGATTGCAGCCttaaatgtattacatttattGCAAGGCCTTAAGACTTAGCTGGAGGTCCCTTTTATCTCTGTGTGAGTTCTTTCAAAAAGGGATCTGAAAACACTCACAGGTAACTGATGATATGAATCATTTGTGTCTTACAAGGCATTCCCCACCCTACCATATAAAACTATGTTGAGAAGAAGAGGAATTGTAATTTTGTAATGGACTATTAATCTTATATTCGTCTTTTAATGTCAAACCCAACTTACTTCACTGTacagcaaaaaaatgaaattgcctCATTGTTCTAAGGCTTGTGGGTATTTGGTTTTCCCAAGAGGAGCCGCTAGGTGAACAATCAAAGTAGAAAACGTAACTAAATAGAATTTCTCACGATGAAGGTTTTTTCCTGCGATTTTTAGGTTGGCACTTTTTGGCATTTAGATCGTAGTAGCCAACTCTGCAAAACGTTGCAGCTGACCGAGCACTTTTTGTCTTCGCAGGAGGCGCTTCTCGGAGACTTGAAGGTAGACACCTCCTACTCGATCTCAGTAGGAGCTTACACCGCCAAGGGAGATGGCGCTCGCAGCAAACCTGTTAGCGTCTGCACTGCTCTACCGCGTAAGTTACAAAAATGTACTCATTCATTAATATCATTCAATGATTTTTGAGACTTCATAATTAGCACCATTAGTGGCAACTCTGCTTTTGGGGCGGGATGGGGGACGGGGGCGGCGGGTCAGGCAGTGCACTTTCAGATTCAGCAGTCGTATATCGTCAATTAATAATCATTAGTGGCCTCAACTTTGATGGGTGTCGGGTGTGTCCTCCAAATAAACTAAATATATTCTCCTCCCATTCTGCAGTGTCTCCAAGTAGCAATTCTCTGTCCACCAATGAAAGGTCATCACTGTGTAGAGCTCCACCCTTAAACAAACAGCAAAGTGATTCATGTCATAACATGTCCCGTTGCAATGTTGCAACAATCACATCCAGCAaagccaaatttgaaccacaatTCCAAAATTTGTTCTTGAAAAACATATTAACAGCTTGCTTTTCAAAGCACCCATCAGTTAAGCGCTGCAAAGTTCTcccaccatgtttttttttttattttaaaataacacaATTTTGCAGTTCGTCATTGTTCCGTGTTCCTCACACTCTTTTCTCCTGATTCCTTTTGTAGTACCTGAACAGCCCAAACTCATGGTGAGCGCAACTGACTCGGGCACTGCTCTGCTTCAGTGGTACCCGCCGCCAAATCAGGTCACGCCACTCCTGGGTTACCGCCTGACCTTTGGCCGCGTCGACGTCCTTCCCTTCACAGTGGTGGAATTCCCCACCAAAGAGAATCGCTACACGGCTCAGGACATCCACAAGGGAGCCAACTATGTGTTCAGACTGTCCGCCCGTAACAAAATGGGCTACGGAGAGGAGGGAGTTAAAGAAGTGACCACCCCTGAAGGCTCCCCAACTGGATATCCAGAAAATATTATTTCAGAGGAGATTTCTGCCAACTCCCTACGCTTGACGTGGAAATCAGTGCCACTCATTGAGCAAAATGGAAAAATTGCCAAGTACTCAGTCCTGTACAAGGATATAAACAGTCGGGGCAATTCCTCAGAAGTTGTAGTGCCCACTCCCGGGTCGAGTGTTTTGTTGGAGGGTCTGAGTGCCGATACCGTGTACGATGTCAGGGTGTGCGCGTTCACGGCTGTCGGGCGCGGTCCGTACAGCCCCGGTGTCCAGTTTAGGACGCAGCGGCTCGACCAAGGTAGGACTCACGCTCGCTCCCTGACAACTCATCTTCATCGTGCAGGACACCAGGCACACGTCCTAACTTAGTTCCaacctgcacacaaacacacgcgcatcTGCTGACATCCTAAGTGTCCTTTTTCATTGTGTTGTCGCTGTACTCTTAGACAAAACATCCTTTTCCCAAAGCAAGGTAAGATTCTTGGGTCTGTCCAGTCACTGACTGAATGCTGACCCAAGCAAATAGATGGCTTGTACTAGAGACTAATACGCAGATACGCCCTGTgccaaaaaaagaagagttcaCCATCAGTTGATctcattgtgtttgtttttgtctctgtTTTCACATTAGTTTTTGCCACCAACTTCCGAGTGAAAGCCGCCATGAAGAATTCTGTTCTGTTGTCCTGGGAGGTCCGAGACAAGAATCCTACCCAGCCATTCACTGTAAGGATGATGTCATaacaacatgcaaaaacaaTCAACTGAATGGCTGTTATCGGACTGTAAGATGTGCTCAGGTTTTTACCAAAAATGTGTCGGGCGAAAGGGAAGAAAATGTGATCTGATTGTTGATTGTTGAATTTGTTCAGGAGGATTCTTCATGGTAAATTTGCATTTCTGCAAAAGGCACAATTTGAATGACCTTTGGATAAAAGTTGGTCTGACAACACACCATGTGACTCTCAATCCTTGCAAATTTAAATTAATCAGATCAGATTTGAGAGGTGTCTTTATTATTGCCCTTTAAGAAGAAAAGGGATTTGGGGTGGAGGAATTGTGTGGGGTTTCACCTCAAAGTTATTGCAAAATAAAGGCATTTGAAGAATATAGGCATTGAAGGTATTTTAAGAATACTCTTATTTCAAAAACGCCGGGTTGACATGAGAAAAATGAGTATGCCGATAAAAAAATAGAACCTCCTTTGCAAAAACAATGTactgcatttttgtgtgttggctgaatgttaaaaaaaaacaaaaatgaaatcccTGCATCATATTCAGATCCTGTACGGAAAGGGTCAGTCTGTGGAAGTGGATGGGACGCAGACTCAGAAGCTGATCACCGGATTGCAGCCAGACACCTTGTACTCTTTCTTGCTTACCAACCGAGCCAACAGCGCCGGGGGCCTGCAGCACCGGGTCACCGCCACGACTGCTCCAGATATCCTGAAAAGCAAGCCCATCGTGCTGGGGCAGACCAATGCTGATGGCATGGTGACTGTGCAACTTCCATCTGTGCAGACGGCAGCTAAAGTCAAGTAAGGAAAGCACattctacacacacaaaaaaaggtgattCAATGCAAAAGAGATACTCCAATTAAGTCATAATATAATGAAGGTCTCTATTGGCCCTTTGAGCTCATTTCCACCATCCCCCATTGCATCCTGTATTTATTCGCCAAACAGGAGGGATTTCTCTCTACGAGTAGGCGGCCTTGCAATTCTTCCAACTCCCACAGCAGAAAGGGCGAAAGCACAAAGCTCGTAATCTCCTTCAAACCCAGAATAAACATAGAGAACTAGTCCACTCCTTAGAATTCCACTGTAAATCTCTGCGTGAGTCATTCCACTGCAACAGCCGCAGTGGTTGTAGTTTCCCTCCGTCATGTCATTTTTTGCTCTGATTACACTCCCCCCAACCTTGATAAAAGATGTAGACACAAACTGTAATCAGATGgatgtttcattttattactAAAATACGTCATCAGCAATTCGGGTCTTTGAGAGCATATTAGTTCATCGTGCtgctgcaaattcaacatttcaCCACATTTGATGTAATGTGATTTATGTTATTAAGTGCGAGCAGCGAGCATTGGAGTGAGTCATGCACTGGGGACACATTTATCATTTTAGTGCGAGTGCCCTCATGGCTTGGCGGAACCTATTGGAGCTCcagctgataaaaaaaaaaaaaaaaaaaaaaaatcacttttactTTTGTTCTCCGGCGTGGCTCTGTCATTGGAAAACTTCATTAGCACCTGCACATCAAATCcattacaaaagccatttgaaACGTACTTTTTCAAAGAGAAAAAAGCTCCATTATAACTCACCCTGCCAGGCAGGTATTCATTTAATGATGTATATTTAGCATTGAAGCTGTGGGGATTTATAGAGCGACAGTATATTGACAATATTGCATTTAGTTCAGGGTGTGTTCATGTGTTTCAGGGGTTATTACGTGGTGGTGGTGCCACTGAAGAAGCAGAGAGGAGGGAAGTTCTTGAATCCATGGGAGGACCCAGACCAGATGAACTTAGATGAGGTAGAGTCATCCTAGTGTTTATGCCAAACGACAAGTTCTGTGGGGTTGAAGAAGGTAAATAGACCCTGTAAACATTCAGGGTCTATTTTGCGTTGATCCAAAGCTGGCGCTCTTTTCACTTTAAATGATATCTGACTCAAGTGCACTACATCTGAAGTATTTTGCTGAAAAATCATATGTACAGTGGAGCCAGACGTATTTCTGCAACATAGTGCAACATCTTCCAAAAAGCATAACCGAAGCACCACTGCAGGTTGTTCTCCACTAAAAAGAAATAGACCTCCAAGTAGCAGTCAGTCTTGGCCCAAAAGAAATTTACATGTCTGCTAGAAAGCATTAGCGTGAAGGAGTATTATCACATTTCAGCATGGCAATgaacccaaaataaaaataaaaaataaaaaatggctttAAAAACTAAAGTTATTGCCAGAGTTCCAATTGGAAGTTTGTGCACAAGAGATGGCCTTGTAATCGGACACATTTGGAACACAATTGCAAGGAAGAGTGACCCAATGGTTGGCAAAACAAGATGTCAATAAGAATCCTCACCGAGCGAGTGAAAATTCAAGAAAAGGGTGTTCGATAAAGTTTAAAGTTTAGCGGGCACACTTATGACACGGGCTTATTGAACATTCATGCCCACCGTCTGCATGGGTAAACTCGATCACAGTTCTGATGATGATATATTTGATTTACCTTGGCGATATTCTCTGAAGAGACGGTTGATACTTTGATGATGGTGTGTAGAATCCTAGAGAGTTTATATTTAGGAAATAATGCTTTACAGGGGGCAGCACAGCGGCCTAGTGGCTTTTGCTGATACGTTGTTAACGGTCTGTGGCATCCTAGGGATGggatacaaaccccaattcgaattaagttgggatgttgtgtaaaatgtaaataaaaacatttgcaaagccTTTTTAACCTACTAAATATAATTGAgcacaccacaaagacaagatatttaatgttccaactgatgaacattattgttttgtgtgttttgtttttgcaaatatttctcatttggaatttgatgcctgcaacacattccgaAAAAGCTCGGATAGGAGCAACAAAAgcctgagaaagttgaggaacgctaATTTAAAAacgctaattaaaaaaaaaaaaaaaacacaaaaaattaacacaggttaattggcaacaggtgagtgtcacgattgggtataaaaggagcagtcccgaaaggctcagttgttcacaagcaaggatggggcgaggttcaccactttgtgaacaactgcgtgagcaaatagtttAAGAACAACGTTTGTCAATGTACAAtcacaaggaatttagggatttcatcatatacAGTCCATAATTCCAtcaaagattcagagaatcgggagaaatctctgcatggaagcggcaaggccaaaaactaaCATAGAATGACCGTGACCTTAAATCCCTCACTGCATTCATATCCTGTGTACCTTTACAGTTtccaaatgattgtttgtcactGACAGTTTTTTGTATGCTAATCTCATTTTTTTAACCCAGACGTTGCTAATTGCTCCTGCCTGCTGTGCCCTTCTTCCATGTCAGTTGCTGAGAGAGATTAACAGAACCAGCGTAAGCCATTCCCTCCGTATCCGCAGACAGGCCGGCCAATCGGATCCCAGGGCTTACGTCAACGCTCACTTCAAAACCCTCCCCAGGGAGTTCACGCTCGGCGACGGACGAAACTACGGCGACTTCCGCAACCGTCCGCTGCAGAACGGGCAGGAATACGTCTTCTTTGTGCTCGCCCTGCTTGACCTTTCGGAGAACGTAAAATACAAGCACATCCTCAAGTGTTCATCAACACGTTGTATATTGAAACATTAACTGTATTATCTCCCACGCTCATCCACAGACTATGTTCTCCACCAGTCCGTACTCCGATCCCGTGACCTCATCGGATGTGGACCCGCAGCCAATTGTTGATGAGGAAGAGGGCCTCTTGTGGGTCGTCGGTCCTGTTTTGGCCGTCATCTTCATCGTGTGCATTGTCATTGCCATCCTTCTCTTCAAAAGGTAAGAGCAGCATGCTAAGTACCGTACTTATTCTGAAGAAACCATTGCTAAAGTTGTAACCAAATCCAGATGCTTTAGACTGGGGAAGTATTTGACATATACACAGCTTTCAAAACCTCTTTGTTCCATTTAAGGCTCTCAAACATTTTAGTCTGCTTTTCAGTCTTGCAAATGAATGGGAGATATTTTCATCGATCAAATATGATCATTCTTTATGATCATTATCAGGGCTCCTGGCTGAAGCTTTGTTAACACACATAATTAATTGCTGCAGCAGATGCGctatgacaaaataaatatccATGATGGTAATGTATTTAAAGTTCAGGATGCTCACCGGACATTAGCGAGCACCTTGATGCTGAGCTGCGCCGTGCAGAGtgaaattttaaatatacatgcaTGCACCCATCTGAGATGCTTTTATAAGACAATGATAGGATGATGGATTCCAATTGTAGTTTCTTGTTgttgaataataaataattgtaaaagagaagaggaagtgCAGTCACAGATAATAATGTTGTCCATCCTTGTCTATTCCTTTTTGCGCTCCTTCCTCTCCCGCCTGGATCCAGCAAACCCGACAGGTAATAAATAACCTCTAAGGTTTGGTCtatccatttttgttgttgttgttaggcAAAAATAAGGTTTCTTAAGATGCATTTCTATTTATGTAAAGACTCAATTTCAATGTAATAATAGAAATTTCAGTTCCGTGAAAGTGCGTGTGAATGCTGACAGATGTTTTCACCAAGCCAATATGCCAACCGAAGAAATGGATTATCCACTAAGGGTTAATACATCCCAGCATATCATAGCCTGGGGATATTGTTGTGGCTCGACAATAAGTGGTCCAGACATACTTCTTCTAATTCA containing:
- the LOC133477067 gene encoding receptor-type tyrosine-protein phosphatase delta-like isoform X14, whose translation is MFHVIATVYVIDSLLPLTFWGWEIQCLSRCVINGPIVMPCLCCFFSLCIFLTTESFGGTPIRGALQIEMSEESDQGKYECVATNSDGTRYSTPANLYVRELREVRRVPPRFSIPPADSEIMPGGNVNITCVAVGSPMPYVKWMLGAEDLTPEDDMPIGRNVLELTDVRQSNNYTCVAMSTLGVIEAVAQIIVKALPKAPGTPVVTERTATSITLTWDSGNPEPVSYYIIQHRSKGSEDPYKEIDGIATTRYSVGGLSPYSHYDFRVAAVNTIGQGPSSEVVEARTAEQAPSSPPRQVRGRMLSTTTAIIHWDEPEEPNGQVVGYRVYYTSDNTLPVNQWEKQMVRSANFITIQGLTPNKTYYIRVLAFTSVGDGPLSQDLQIIAKTGVPSQPSEFKGEAKSETSILLSWVAPPQGGPDNQITGYELVYRRADDTEEKKVSFEPTTSYLLKNLKPFSAYTFQLAARSKHGIGAYTNEVSVDTPQTLPSAPPQDITCTSPTSTSILVSWAPPPMEFQNGVITGYTIQYSATGVNKTSKRIDGIPTEGSPYLLQNLEKWTEYGITVRAQTEAGDGPESLQLIIRTEEDVPSGPPRGVDAETVNASAIRVKWRAPAPELQHGQIRGYQVHYVRMNYGEPQGQPFIKDILMEDSQWEYDQSAQYEALLGDLKVDTSYSISVGAYTAKGDGARSKPVSVCTALPLPEQPKLMVSATDSGTALLQWYPPPNQVTPLLGYRLTFGRVDVLPFTVVEFPTKENRYTAQDIHKGANYVFRLSARNKMGYGEEGVKEVTTPEGSPTGYPENIISEEISANSLRLTWKSVPLIEQNGKIAKYSVLYKDINSRGNSSEVVVPTPGSSVLLEGLSADTVYDVRVCAFTAVGRGPYSPGVQFRTQRLDQVFATNFRVKAAMKNSVLLSWEVRDKNPTQPFTILYGKGQSVEVDGTQTQKLITGLQPDTLYSFLLTNRANSAGGLQHRVTATTAPDILKSKPIVLGQTNADGMVTVQLPSVQTAAKVKGYYVVVVPLKKQRGGKFLNPWEDPDQMNLDELLREINRTSVSHSLRIRRQAGQSDPRAYVNAHFKTLPREFTLGDGRNYGDFRNRPLQNGQEYVFFVLALLDLSENTMFSTSPYSDPVTSSDVDPQPIVDEEEGLLWVVGPVLAVIFIVCIVIAILLFKSKPDSLSAFTQQTSSNTLRIEKRTEAEGRKGSFPCSKAMSSHHPTDPVELRRINFQTPAYRVSVYRGYRRLSSMASHPPVPISELADNIERLKANDNLKFSQEYESVDPGQQFTWENSNLEVNKPKNRYANVIAYDHSRVILSGIEGVPGSDYINGNYIDGYRRQNAYIATQGSLPETFGDFWRMVWEQHTANIIMMTKLEEKSRMPSYFFSKVKCDQYWPTRGTETYGLIQVTLLDTVELATYSVRTFALYKSGSNEKREVRHFQFTAWPDHGVPEHPTPFLAFLRRVKACNPADAGPMIVHCSAGVGRTGCFIVIDAMAERIKHEKTVDIYGHVTLMRSQRNYMVQTEDQYIFIYDALLEAVTCGNTEVPARNLYSYIQRLTQIEPGDNVTGMELEFKRLASAKAHTSRFVSANLPCNKFKNRLVNIMPYETTRVPLQPIRGVEGSDYINASFIDGYRQQKAYIATQGPLAETTEDYWRMLWEHNSTIVVMLTKLREMGREKCHQYWPAERSARYQYFVVDPMAEYNMPQYILREFKVTDARDGQSRTVRQFQFTDWPEQGVPKSGEGFIDFIGQVHKTKEQFGQDGPITVHCSAGVGRTGVFITLSIVLERMRYEGVVDIFQTVKMLRTQRPATVQTEDQYQFCYRASLEYLGSFDHYAT